In Mesoplasma florum L1, the DNA window TAGAAACAGGAATTAAAGTTATAGACTTAATGATTCCATTTGCTAAAGGTGGAAAAATTGGATTATTCGGTGGAGCCGGAGTTGGTAAAACAGTTTTAATTCAAGAATTAATTAACAATATTGCTAAAGCTCACAGTGGGGTTTCAGTTTTCGCTGGTGTTGGTGAAAGAACTCGTGAAGGAAATGACCTTTATCATGAATTCATCGAAGCTGGAGTTTTAGATAAAACAAGTTTAGTATTCGGACAAATGAATGAACCACCAGGTGCACGTATGCGTGTTGCATTAACAGGTTTAACAATTGCTGAACACTTTAGAGATGAAAAAAACATGGACGTATTATTATTCATTGATAATATTTTCAGATTTACACAAGCAGGTAGTGAAGTTAGTGCCTTATTAGGACGTATGCCTTCAGCTGTTGGATATCAACCAACTTTATCTACAGAAATGGGTTCACTACAAGAACGTATTACTTCAACTAATAAAGGATCAATTACATCAGTTCAAGCAGTTTATGTTCCAGCTGATGACTTAACTGACCCAGCACCTGCAACAACATTTACACACTTAGATGCAAAAATTGTTCTTGACCGTTCAATTGCAAGTTTAGGAATCTATCCTGCAGTTGATCCACTTTCATCTTCATCAAGAATGTTAGATCCAGAAATTATTGGAGAAGAACATTACAATGTAGCTTTAGGTGTTCAAGGAACTCTACAAAAATACCAAGATTTACAATCAATCATTGCAATTTTAGGTATGGATGAATTAAGTGCAGAAGATAAATTAATTGTCCAAAGAGCACGTAAAATAAGAAACTTCTTATCACAATCATTCTACGTAGGAGAAAAATTTACAGGTCGTCCTGGACAATATGTAAAAGTATCTGACACAGTAAGATCATTTAAAATGATTCTTGACGGTGAAATGGATGACATTCCAGAAATCTTGTTCTTATACAAAGGAACAGCTGAAGATGTTATTCAAGCATATAACGAAACAAAAGTTAAAAATAAAAAGTAGGTGAATTTAAATGGCAATTAATTTAATAATTACTACTCCAAATGGTAAATTTATAGATAATAAAAAAGTT includes these proteins:
- the atpD gene encoding F0F1 ATP synthase subunit beta, translating into MAAKKTTSKNTVNSANGFVFQILGPVVDVKFSEDNIPMIYDALVVDNNGVELVLEVEQHMGDEVVRTIAMGPTEGLAKGLPVINTNAPILAPVGDDVLGRMFNVTGHAIDEKPEFTGKRMPIHRDAPAYEELITNAEILETGIKVIDLMIPFAKGGKIGLFGGAGVGKTVLIQELINNIAKAHSGVSVFAGVGERTREGNDLYHEFIEAGVLDKTSLVFGQMNEPPGARMRVALTGLTIAEHFRDEKNMDVLLFIDNIFRFTQAGSEVSALLGRMPSAVGYQPTLSTEMGSLQERITSTNKGSITSVQAVYVPADDLTDPAPATTFTHLDAKIVLDRSIASLGIYPAVDPLSSSSRMLDPEIIGEEHYNVALGVQGTLQKYQDLQSIIAILGMDELSAEDKLIVQRARKIRNFLSQSFYVGEKFTGRPGQYVKVSDTVRSFKMILDGEMDDIPEILFLYKGTAEDVIQAYNETKVKNKK